Proteins encoded within one genomic window of Pristiophorus japonicus isolate sPriJap1 chromosome 11, sPriJap1.hap1, whole genome shotgun sequence:
- the LOC139275918 gene encoding apolipoprotein A-I-like, which yields MKTIVMTLALFVISGTHGAVLWQDEPQTGLDELRNTLQNYLRQVSDSARGIVEQIDNSEIGKQLNLSISESLENLRGYSVELQRIVTPLSDEVRERIQNDSAILEEKIQKNLEELKVKILQYNEELGKMVHQNSNEYSRILGSLAGSLKEQAIQNAKDLHQRLTPLAQQFQEKINTNIDDFQASVSPYAKSIQEKVNRQLNEFHQNASPYTSEISAKIYENIEKMRQKLTLLTQNVQERVTPYAEDIKSKLTSLWTAFHQD from the exons ATGAAGACAATTGTTATGACCTTGGCTCTCTTTGTGATTTCAG GAACTCATGGTGCAGTCCTGTGGCAAGATGAGCCCCAAACTGGTCTAGATGAGCTGAGAAATACTCTTCAGAACTACCTCAGGCAAGTGAGTGACTCAGCCAGAGGCATTGTTGAGCAGATCGATAACTCCGAGATTGGCAAGCAGCTGAA TCTTTC AATTTCAGAGAGCTTGGAGAACCTCAGAGGCTATTCTGTGGAACTGCAAAGGATAGTAACTCCTCTATCAGATGAAGTTCGTGAGAGAATCCAGAACGACAGTGCGATACTCGAGGAGAAGATTCAGAAGAACTTGGAAGAGCTCAAAGTCAAAATCCTTCAGTACAATGAGGAGCTCGGTAAAATGGTCCACCAGAATTCTAATGAGTACAGCCGTATCCTAGGTTCCCTGGCCGGCAGTCTTAAGGAACAAGCTATTCAGAATGCTAAGGACCTTCACCAACGGCTGACCCCTTTAGCTCAGCAGTTCCAGGAGAAAATCAACACCAATATTGATGACTTTCAAGCAAGCGTCTCCCCATATGCTAAATCTATTCAGGAGAAGGTCAACCGACAACTGAATGAATTCCACCAGAATGCTTCTCCTTATACCAGTGAAATCAGTGCAAAAATCTATGAAAACATTGAAAAGATGAGACAGAAATTAACCCTGCTCACCCAGAACGTCCAGGAGCGTGTCACTCCATATGCTGAAGACATTAAAAGCAAGTTGACCTCTTTGTGGACCGCATTCCACCAAGATTAA